CGAGTACGAAGCCGACCCGCCACCCCGTCACCGAGTACGTCTTCGACATCCCCGTACAGACGACGGTCCGCTCGGCGAGGCCGTCGACCGTGACGGGGCTCCGGTAGTGGTCGGCGTAGACGATGTGCTCGTAGATCTCGTCGGTGATGACGATCAGGTCCTCTTCGACGGCGACCTCCGCGAGGAGGTCCAGTTCCGCGGGCGTGAACACCTTCCCGGTCGGGTTCTGTGGGTGGTTCAAGATCAGGATCGACGCGTCGGCAGCGGCCTCGCGGAGCGCCTCCTCCTCGACGGCGAGGCCGTCGGTGATGTCAAGCGGGATCGGTCGCCCCTCGGCGAACTGGACGCCGGGGATGTAGCTCTCGTACGTCGGCTCGAAGTAGACGACGCCGTCGCCGGGGTCACACAGCGCCAGCAACGAGGACATGATCGCCTCGCTCGTGCCGCAAGTGACGGTGACCTCCGTCTCGGGGTCGTAGGCGACGCCCTTCCAGTCGGCGTAGCGCTCTGCCACGGCCTCCCGCAGCGCTGGGAGCCCCCAGGTGATCGTGTACTGGCTCGACCCGTCGATCGCGTCCCGGGCAGCCTGCTTCACCGACGGCGGCGTCTCGTCCTCGTCCGGGATGCCCTGCGAGAGGTTGATCGCTTCGTGGCGATGCGCCTCCCGCGTCATCTCCCGGATCACCGACTCGTTCATCCCCCGCACGCGACGGCTCCCGATCCGCCGGTCGAACGCGTTGTCGAATCCCATACCTCCACTTTCCGGGGGGACACATGAAGGGAGGCGGTGGTCGGGGTCGCGGTCGGGGTCGAAGCGGAGGCGAGCCGACGCAACCGCGCGCGAGCGCCGGACATCGGTTCTTCCCCGACCACGTGTCACGTTCAGCCAGTTTTCGACCCGATCGGGGAACAAACGCCGCAGGAACCGTTCGAAGGTGTACTGTCTCACGCGAATCACCCGACACTCTTATGCTGGAAACCTATCGTTGGTATCACATGGCACACGTAGACGAAGCCGATGTGGCGACGACCGACTCGACGGGTGAGCGCGATGCGTGAGTTCGACGACTCGCTCCCGAGCGTGAACCGGCGGAGCTTCCTCCAGGGGGCGTCCGCGGCGGGCATCACGGCCGCGGCCGGCTGTCTCGGCGGCGGCGGGGGCGGCGACGGCCGCGTCCCGATGGACGTCGAGGAGTGGCCGCCCGAGGACATCGGGGGGAGCCTCAACATGTGGAACTGGTACGATAGCTGGGCCGAGTGGGCGATGGAGGCCTTCGGCGAGGAGTTCGACGTGGAGGTGAGCAACACCGGCTACTCCTCCCCCGACCAGTGGTACTCCCAACTGGAAGCCGGCAACAGCGACATCGACAACATCGCCGCGACGACGAACTGGGTGGAGCGCTCCATCGAGAACGACTTCCTCCACGAGCTGCCGGTCGACATCATGCCGGCGTGGGACAACATCACCGACCGCATCAAGGAGGCAAGCTCCTACCAGAAGGACGGGAGCGTGTACGCCGTCCCTGAGTCGCTGGTCCTCTACCCGCTCACGTACAACGACGAGTACTTCGACGAAGCCCCCAGCTCCTGGGGCGTCCTGTGGGACGAGGAGCACGAGGGGAACATCTGCATGTGGGACAACGCGACCGTCTCCTGCCAGATCGCCGCGATGTACACCGGGCAGGACCCGATCCAGCCCGACGACTACGAGGAGATCGAAGAGGTGCTGATCCAGCAGAAGCCACTCCTGCAGACGTACTGGGGCGACTACCAGCAGGGGATGAGCCTCTTCGTCAACGAGGACGTCGTGGCGGGGCCGCTCACGATGGGCCGGACGTACACCGCCCGGTTCGGCGAGGGCGCGCCGGTCCACTACACCGCCCCCGAGGAGGGCGCGATGTACACGAGCGACCTGTTCGTCATCCCGAAAGGGTCGCCCAACCCGATCGCGAGCCTCCAGTTCACCAACTGGGCCACCGAGACGGAGAACGCGGCGAAGCTGTTCGAGACGATGGGCTACCAGCCCGCCGTCGACATCAGCGACGAACTCTCCGAGGAGGACGCCGAGTTCACGAACTGGCCCGACGACTGGAACCTCATCTTCTCGGAGACGCTGTCGGACGAGGTCCGGTCGCGGTACGACGAGATCTGGACGGCGGTCAAGGCGGCGTAGGATGTCGCTGCTGAACGTTCGCGGGCTCACGAAGGAGTTCGGTGACCTCACGGCCGTCGACGACGTCAGCTTCGACATCGAGGACGGGGAGTTCGTCTCCATCCTCGGCCCCAGCGGCTCCGGGAAGTCGACGGTGCTGCGGATGGTCGCCGGGTTCGAGGAGCCGACCGCCGGCGACATCGACCTCGACGGCGCGGGCATCGTCGGCTCGCCGCCGTTCGAGCGCGACGTGAACATGGTGTTCCAGAACCTCGCGCTGTTCCCGCACCTCACCGTCGCCGAGAACATCGGGTACGGACTGAAACAGTCCGGCGTCCCGGCGGACGAGCGGCGCGAGCGCACCGAGCGTATGCTGGAGATGGTCCGCCTCAGCGGCTACGGCGACCGGACGCCGTCGGAGCTGTCCGGCGGCGAACAGCAGCGCGTCGCGCTCGCGCGGGCGCTCGTCAACGAACCGGCGCTCGTGCTGTTCGACGAGCCGCTGTCCTCGCTGGACCGGAAGCTCCGCCAGCACATGCAGACGGAGCTCCAGCGCATCCAGGCGGAGACGGACACCACGTTCCTCTACGTCACGCACGACCAGGAGGTGGCGCTTGCCGTCTCCGACCGCCTCGTCGTGCTCGACGAGGGCCGGATCCAGCAGATCGGCACCGTCGAAGACCTGTACGAGGCCCCCGAAAGCCGGTTCGTCGCGGACTTCATCGGCGACGTCAACGCCGTCGAGGCGCGAGTCACCGACGTCGGCGACGACGGCGTGACCGTCGACGCCGGAACCGGCCCGGTGTCGGTCCCCGCCGACGCCGCCGGCGACGTGGCAGTCGACGACCCCGTCGACGTCTGCGTCCGCCCGTTCCAGGTCGGCCTGGCCGACCCGCCGGCGGCCGCGGGCGAGGGGACGTTCTCCTCGACCGGCGTCGTGCGCAACCGCAGCTATCAGGGGAGCGACTCGCTGTACGGCGTCGACACCGACGCCTGGGGTCGCATCTCGGCCGAGGTCCGCGGCGGCTCCTTCGACATCGACGACGACGTCGCCGTCGAGTGGGACGCCGCCGACGTCCACGTCTACCGGCGCGAGGAGCGCCCCGAGGACGGGACGGAGGGCGCCTGATGGCGGAGGCGTCCGGCGAGGGGGGTGCTTCCGACGCCGGCGCCCGCGCGGGCGACCGGACGGCCGCCCTCACGTCGTTCTTCCGGGACCACCCGCGACTGCGGACGCTCGCGGTCGCCGGGCCGCCGTACGCCGTCCTCCTGCTGTTCTTCGCCATCCCGCTGTTGGCGATGCTCGTCGTCTCGTTCCAGACGGGCGAGATCGGAGGGCCGTGGACGCTGCGCAACTACATGGACTTCCTCGGCTCGAGCACGTATCTCACGGTGGTGTGGAAGACGCTGGTGATCAGCGTGCAGGTGACGTTCATCGTGGCCGTCATCGGCTACGCGCTGGCGTACAGCATCGTCCGGTTCTCTCGGCGCACGACGCTGTTGCTCCTGCTCGTCATCCTCCCGTTCTGGACCAGCTACATCATCCGGATGTACGCGTGGATCAACATCCTCCAGAGCGACGGGGTGCTCGACTCGACGCTGAACATGTTGGGGCTGCCCGCCGTAAGCCTCCTGTACAGCGATCCCGCCGTCCTCATCGGGTTCACGTACGTGTGGCTGCCGCTGGCCGTGCTGCCGTTCTACGCGTCGTTGACGAACCTGGACGGCGACCTCATCGAGGCGTCGAAAGACCTCGGCGCCGGGCCCGTTCGCACGTTCCTGTCGGTGACGCTCCCGATGACGATCAACGGGGTGGTCACCGGCGTCATCCTCGTGTTCATCCCGACGTTCGGCTCGTTCATCACGCCGCGGCTGCTGGGCGGGACGAACAACATCATGATCGGCATGGTGATCGAGAACCAGTTCAAGAGCGCGTTCAACTGGCCGTTCGGGGCGGCCATCGGGATGGTCATCTCGGTGGTCGTCGTGGCGTTGCTGGTGCTGGGGACGCGCCTCGGCGGCGGCCTGTTCGCCACCGGGGGTGAGGAGGCGTGAGCGCCGCCGACGGACTCACGCGGCCGGTCGAGCGGTTCGTCCAGGCGTACGCCTCGCGGATGGCAGCGGCCGTCATCGCCCTCGTCATCGCGTTCCTGTGGGTGCCCATCGCCGTGCTTGTGTTCATGTCGTTCGCCGACGGCGGGGTGCTGTCGTTCCCGCCGGACCAGCTCACGCTCCGGTGGTACCGCGTGTTCCTCTCAAACGACGCGGCGCTGGACGCCATCGTGACGACGCTGACTATCTCCGTCCCGGCGACGGCAATCAGCGTCGTCCTGTCGACGGCCATCGCGTACGCCGTCGACCGGTACGTGTTCCCCGGCCGCAGCTGGCTGCAGTTGCTGGCGACGCTGCCGATCATCGTGCCGCTGGTCGTGACCGGGGTCGCCATGGTGCTGTTCTTCAAGGGCGCCCTGGGCCTGCCGGGCTACGTCTCGGTGGTGGTCGCACACGTCGTGCGGACCATCCCGTTCGCGACGCTCGTCATCCTCCCGACGCTCCTGACGTTCGACAGAGGGCTCGAGGAGGCGTCGAAGGACCTGGGCGCCGACGAACTCCAGACGTTCCGGCAGGTCACCCTGCCAAACATCTTCCCCGGCATCGTCGCCGGCGGCCTGCTGGCGTTCACGCTCTCGTTCAACGAGTTCGTGTTCACCTACTTCGTGAAGGGGTCGGGCGACCCGACCCTGCCGGTGTACATCTGGAACCAGATCCGCTACAACGTGACGCCGGAGGTGAACGTCATCAGCGTCGTCTTCCTGGTGTTGGCGGTGACGATGGTGCTCGTGGCCGTCTCGCTCACGCGGGTCGAACTGCTCGCGCGGCGCTGACGGGGGCCGAGGCGCCCTGCGCGGCGGCGCCCCGCGTCGCCCTCACTTGAACCGGAACGTCTCGAGGTTCTTCGGCGCGAACGTCCGCATGTTGTAGTCGTGGTACAGCGCCGACGAGAAGTCCTGCACGGAGCGCTCGTCGCCGTGCACGCACAGCACCTTCTCCGGGCGCGGGTTCATCGTCTTCACGAAGTTCTCCAGCCCCTGCCGGTCGGCGTGGCCGGAGAAGCCGTCGACCGTCTCGACTTGCATCTTCAGCGTGAGCGTCGAAGTTCGGCTCCGGTCTTGCGGGTCCTGCACGGGAATCTCGTCCCACCCGTTCTGGATGCGGCGCCCGAGCGTCCCCTGCGCTTGGTAGCCGACGAAGGTGAGTTGGGAGTCCTCCTCGGTGCCGAGGTGGCGCAGCCACGACATGATGGGACCGCCAGTCATCATCCCGGAGGTCGAGAGGATGATGCAGGGGCCGCCGTCGGCGACCTCTTGGCGCTCCTCTTCGCCGCCGTCGATGTGGTTGAACTGGTCGGCGAGGAACGGGTTCTCGTCCTCGTGGAAGATGCGGTCGCGCAGGTCGTCGCGGAGGTACTCGGGGTATGTGGTGTGGATTGCCGTCGCCTCCCAGATCATCCCGTCGAGGTGGACCGGCATCTCGGGGATCTTGTCGGTGCGCATCGCCTCCTCGAGCACCATCATGATCTCCTGAGAGCGTCCGACGGCGAACGCCGGGATGAGCACCTTCCCGTCGCGCTCGTACGTCTCGTTGATCGTCTCGATCAGTTTGCGCTCGGAGTCTTCCTGGTCCGTCTGGTAGTCGTTGCGACCGCCGTACGTCGACTCCATCACGAGCGTCTCGACGCGCGGGAAGTCGTTGACGGCGCCGTTGAACAGGCGCGTGTCGTCGTAGTGGATGTCGCCCGAGAAGCAGACGTTGTACAGGCCGTCGCCGATGTGGAAGTGCGAGACGGCCGACCCGAGGATGTGGCCCGCGTTGTGGAACGTGAGCTTCACGTCGGGCGCGATGTCGGTCACGTCGCCGTACTCCAGCGGGATGGTGTGTTTGATCGCCTCGCGCACCTGCGCCGACTCGTACGGCGGCGTACGCCCCTCTTTGCTCGCCACGTCGAGATAGTCGAGCGTGAGCAGACCCATCAGGTCGCGCGTCGGCTCCGTGCAGTAGATGGGGCCGTCGTAGCCGTACTTGAACAGCAGCGGGATGAGCGCGGAGTGGTCGAGGTGGGCGTGGGTGAGCACGACCGCGTCGAGGTTCTGCGCGCCCGCGCCGAGTGCTTCGGGGACTTGGAGGTACGGCACCTCACCCTCGGCACCGGGCTTGTCGCCGCAGTCGATGAGGATGCGCGTCTCGGCGGTGTTGAGGATGAACGAGGCGCGACCGACCTCGCGACAGCAGCCGAGGGTGGTGATGCGGACCCACTGCTCGTCGGCCATCTCCTCGCGGTGGATGGTTCGCCCGACGCGTTCGAGGATGTCGCGGCGCTCCTCACGCTCTTGCTTCAGGAAGTTGCGGACGTTCGAGACGGTGGAGGACTCGATGGGGGGCGTGCGGACGACTTCGGGCGTCCAGCCGACTTCGCGCGTGATCTCACGGAGGGTGGAGCCGCGGCGACCGATGACCATGCCGGGCTTCTCCGCCTCGATGACGACCTCACCGGTGTCTTCGTGGAAGTCGAGGTCGGTGACGCCGGCGTCCTCGGGGATGATGTCGCGGATGGTCGACTCCGCCTCCCGAGGGTCAGAGAGCACGTCGGGGTGGGGACGGACGGTGATTCGCTTGCGGAGTTTGGAGGCGAGGCGACGGACCAGGTCGCCGTTCTGGGCGAACTCCTTGGGGTGACGCGTGTAGATGACCAGCTCCGGCCCTTCGTACTTGACGTCGGTGACGGAGATGTCGTTCGGGATCTCGGATTCGATCTGTGCTTTCGTCTGTTCCAGTTGTTTCTCGACTTGGCTCATAACTGAGAGGATCGTCGCGGGTACCGTGGGGCGCGGCTGTCGGACGCTACGCCCTCGGGTCGACTGTGAGTGGAAGACTGCATGAGTACGGGACGCTCCGTTGTAGCTGCCCGCGTGGGCGACGGAAAACCCGCTTGAACGGACGTAACTGCCCCGTGCTATAAAACGCTTCGCAAACCACTACCAGGGACCGGTTCCTACGGCCCGTATGCGACTGACACCTGCCGCCGTCGCCGCAGAGCGCGACCGGTTACGTGAGCGGTCCCCCGTGGTGGTCCCACTCCTCAACGACACTCGCGACGCGCTGGGCGAGTTGTTCGACACGGACGTGGACACGGTGAGCGACGCGCAGTACCGTCGGGAGGTCGACCGCGTGTTCGCCGTCGGCGACCGCGCCGTGAACGTCGCCGCGCTCGCGGGCCTCCTACGCGAGTTGGACGTGGAGGGCGACTACCCGGGGTTCGTCGTCGACGAACTGCTCGGTCGTCGCCTCGCCGCGACCATCGCCGGCGGCCAGCCGCTCCAACTGCTCGCGGAGGCGACGTTCCACTTCGCGGACACCCGGTCGCAGGGCGCCGAGGGCGACCCCGCGGGCACCGACGACCTCGACGCCGCGCTCGCGGCGGGCGTACAGACGCGGCTGCCCGGGTGGTCGTGGCGCGAGTCGAAGAGTCCGTTCGCGGTCGACCCGGTCGGGGGTGACGACGAATGACCGGCGTGCCCGGTCCCACAGCCGCCCGCGAACAGCTCCCGGAGGCGACGCTGTGTCACCTCGTCGACGGCGACCGAACCCTGCTCATCCGCAAGCAGCGCGGGGTCGGCCAGGGGAACCTCGTCGGTCCCGGTGGGAAACTGGAGGCGGGGGAGACGCCGCGCGAGTGCGTCGTCCGCGAGGTGCGCGAAGAGGTCGGCATCGACGTCGCCGACCCGGAGCGTGCGGGCGCGTTCGCCTACTGGGCAGACGACTGGTCCGCGGTCGTCCACGTGTTCCGGGCGACCGCCTACGAGGGGACGCCGACGGCGTCCGCGGAGGCCGACCCGGTGTGGGTCCCCGTCGACGACGTGCCGTTCGACGAGATGTGGGCGACCGACCGCACGTGGCTCCCGACGGTGCTCGACGGCGGGACGTTCCGGGGCACGTTCGTGTTCCACGCGGACGAGCCCCGGTACGTCGACGTCGACCGCGGCGTGAACGTTCCCGAACGCGGCGACGTGTCTGCGACGGGTCGCCGGTGACCCGCTGGCGTGGGTTGCCGTCCCACGGTGGGGGAACGCTCATTGTCCCCCGACTGGTTCCTCCGGTCGTGAACGCCGCTGGCCGCTCCCGTGTTCGCTCGCCGCTGCCGCCGCGTGGCGCGTAGCCACGCCACCACTTCTCACCTCGTCGCCGACCGAACGCACCGAGTTTAAGACGGCAGTCCGAAATCAACGCACATGAGCGAAGACGACACCGGCTCCGACGCACAGGAGTTGGGTATCACGAAATCGAAGGAGTACGAGACCGGCGAGTGGTACGCCGAGGTAGTCCAGAAGGCGAAGCTGGCGAACTACGCACCCGAGGGGATGTCCGGGTTCATCATCACCCGCCCCCGCGGCTACGCGCTGTGGGAGCGCCTGCAGAACTTCCTCGACGCGAAGTTCAAGGCGACCGGCGCGC
The DNA window shown above is from Halobaculum marinum and carries:
- a CDS encoding pyridoxal phosphate-dependent aminotransferase produces the protein MGFDNAFDRRIGSRRVRGMNESVIREMTREAHRHEAINLSQGIPDEDETPPSVKQAARDAIDGSSQYTITWGLPALREAVAERYADWKGVAYDPETEVTVTCGTSEAIMSSLLALCDPGDGVVYFEPTYESYIPGVQFAEGRPIPLDITDGLAVEEEALREAAADASILILNHPQNPTGKVFTPAELDLLAEVAVEEDLIVITDEIYEHIVYADHYRSPVTVDGLAERTVVCTGMSKTYSVTGWRVGFVLAPEPLSAELRKFHDYTSICAPTPFQRAGVEALSLPDSYYRDLSDSYERRRDQLYDGLRSVGLDPVKPDGAYYMLTRYPTDEPDTEFTLRLIREAGVAAVPGSSFYTDEGEDWVRFTFSRNEETIDRAIARLDDYRFWAE
- a CDS encoding ABC transporter substrate-binding protein, with the translated sequence MREFDDSLPSVNRRSFLQGASAAGITAAAGCLGGGGGGDGRVPMDVEEWPPEDIGGSLNMWNWYDSWAEWAMEAFGEEFDVEVSNTGYSSPDQWYSQLEAGNSDIDNIAATTNWVERSIENDFLHELPVDIMPAWDNITDRIKEASSYQKDGSVYAVPESLVLYPLTYNDEYFDEAPSSWGVLWDEEHEGNICMWDNATVSCQIAAMYTGQDPIQPDDYEEIEEVLIQQKPLLQTYWGDYQQGMSLFVNEDVVAGPLTMGRTYTARFGEGAPVHYTAPEEGAMYTSDLFVIPKGSPNPIASLQFTNWATETENAAKLFETMGYQPAVDISDELSEEDAEFTNWPDDWNLIFSETLSDEVRSRYDEIWTAVKAA
- a CDS encoding ABC transporter ATP-binding protein gives rise to the protein MSLLNVRGLTKEFGDLTAVDDVSFDIEDGEFVSILGPSGSGKSTVLRMVAGFEEPTAGDIDLDGAGIVGSPPFERDVNMVFQNLALFPHLTVAENIGYGLKQSGVPADERRERTERMLEMVRLSGYGDRTPSELSGGEQQRVALARALVNEPALVLFDEPLSSLDRKLRQHMQTELQRIQAETDTTFLYVTHDQEVALAVSDRLVVLDEGRIQQIGTVEDLYEAPESRFVADFIGDVNAVEARVTDVGDDGVTVDAGTGPVSVPADAAGDVAVDDPVDVCVRPFQVGLADPPAAAGEGTFSSTGVVRNRSYQGSDSLYGVDTDAWGRISAEVRGGSFDIDDDVAVEWDAADVHVYRREERPEDGTEGA
- a CDS encoding ABC transporter permease yields the protein MAEASGEGGASDAGARAGDRTAALTSFFRDHPRLRTLAVAGPPYAVLLLFFAIPLLAMLVVSFQTGEIGGPWTLRNYMDFLGSSTYLTVVWKTLVISVQVTFIVAVIGYALAYSIVRFSRRTTLLLLLVILPFWTSYIIRMYAWINILQSDGVLDSTLNMLGLPAVSLLYSDPAVLIGFTYVWLPLAVLPFYASLTNLDGDLIEASKDLGAGPVRTFLSVTLPMTINGVVTGVILVFIPTFGSFITPRLLGGTNNIMIGMVIENQFKSAFNWPFGAAIGMVISVVVVALLVLGTRLGGGLFATGGEEA
- a CDS encoding ABC transporter permease, giving the protein MSAADGLTRPVERFVQAYASRMAAAVIALVIAFLWVPIAVLVFMSFADGGVLSFPPDQLTLRWYRVFLSNDAALDAIVTTLTISVPATAISVVLSTAIAYAVDRYVFPGRSWLQLLATLPIIVPLVVTGVAMVLFFKGALGLPGYVSVVVAHVVRTIPFATLVILPTLLTFDRGLEEASKDLGADELQTFRQVTLPNIFPGIVAGGLLAFTLSFNEFVFTYFVKGSGDPTLPVYIWNQIRYNVTPEVNVISVVFLVLAVTMVLVAVSLTRVELLARR
- a CDS encoding beta-CASP ribonuclease aCPSF1 → MSQVEKQLEQTKAQIESEIPNDISVTDVKYEGPELVIYTRHPKEFAQNGDLVRRLASKLRKRITVRPHPDVLSDPREAESTIRDIIPEDAGVTDLDFHEDTGEVVIEAEKPGMVIGRRGSTLREITREVGWTPEVVRTPPIESSTVSNVRNFLKQEREERRDILERVGRTIHREEMADEQWVRITTLGCCREVGRASFILNTAETRILIDCGDKPGAEGEVPYLQVPEALGAGAQNLDAVVLTHAHLDHSALIPLLFKYGYDGPIYCTEPTRDLMGLLTLDYLDVASKEGRTPPYESAQVREAIKHTIPLEYGDVTDIAPDVKLTFHNAGHILGSAVSHFHIGDGLYNVCFSGDIHYDDTRLFNGAVNDFPRVETLVMESTYGGRNDYQTDQEDSERKLIETINETYERDGKVLIPAFAVGRSQEIMMVLEEAMRTDKIPEMPVHLDGMIWEATAIHTTYPEYLRDDLRDRIFHEDENPFLADQFNHIDGGEEERQEVADGGPCIILSTSGMMTGGPIMSWLRHLGTEEDSQLTFVGYQAQGTLGRRIQNGWDEIPVQDPQDRSRTSTLTLKMQVETVDGFSGHADRQGLENFVKTMNPRPEKVLCVHGDERSVQDFSSALYHDYNMRTFAPKNLETFRFK
- a CDS encoding 8-oxo-dGTP diphosphatase — translated: MTGVPGPTAAREQLPEATLCHLVDGDRTLLIRKQRGVGQGNLVGPGGKLEAGETPRECVVREVREEVGIDVADPERAGAFAYWADDWSAVVHVFRATAYEGTPTASAEADPVWVPVDDVPFDEMWATDRTWLPTVLDGGTFRGTFVFHADEPRYVDVDRGVNVPERGDVSATGRR